In Naumovozyma castellii chromosome 1, complete genome, one DNA window encodes the following:
- the MEP3 gene encoding ammonium permease MEP3 (ancestral locus Anc_3.475), translating to MGRGNGYLWTEEYDGSTVAFLVIGTALVFFMVPGLGFLYSGLARRKSALSLIWVVLMATLVGMVQWYFWGYSLAFSHTATNNKFIGDLNSFGFRNVYGKIEGSDDVYPEIAFASFEMTFMCVALSIVAGATAERGRLFPHMVFIFIFATLVYCPICYWIWAPGGWAYQWGVLDWAGGGPVEILSAVAGFVYSIFLGRRKESLLINFRPHNVSMVTLGTSVLWFGWLLFNSASSLSPNLRSVYAFMNTNISAATGGMTWCLLDYRSEKKWSTVGLCSGIICGLVAATPSSGCITLYGSFIQGIISGIVCNFATKIKYYLKVDDSLDLLAEHGIAGIVGLIFNALFAADWIIGMDGTTRHEGGWLTHNWKQMYKQIAYIAATVGYCAVVTALICFIIDKIPGLQLRVTEEAEARGLDEDQIGEFAYDYVEVRRDYYEWGVDTDNLHSGDDHEQVSMNNNGIGSSGSSSAGIELHEVGGEKAIANTNQEQSA from the coding sequence ATGGGTCGTGGAAACGGATACCTATGGACAGAAGAATATGATGGATCCACAGTGGCATTCCTTGTCATTGGGACAGCACTAGTCTTCTTCATGGTTCCAGGTCTAGGATTCCTATATTCAGGCCTGGCGAGAAGGAAATCCGCCCTATCTTTAATTTGGGTCGTATTAATGGCCACTTTAGTAGGAATGGTACAATGGTATTTTTGGGGTTATTCATTAGCATTCAGTCATACCGccacaaataataaattcattggaGATTTAAACTCATTTGGATTTAGAAATGTTTATGGGAAGATAGAGGGTTCTGATGATGTTTATCCAGAAATCGCATTCGCATCTTTCGAGATGACATTTATGTGTGTAGCATTGAGCATCGTGGCAGGTGCTACCGCTGAAAGAGGTAGATTGTTTCCTCATATGGTAttcatatttatatttgCCACGTTGGTGTATTGCCCCATCTGTTATTGGATATGGGCCCCCGGTGGATGGGCATATCAATGGGGGGTTCTTGATTGGGCAGGAGGTGGTCCCGTGGAAATTTTGAGTGCAGTGGCAGGATTTGTTTACTCCATTTTCCTAGGAAGACGTAAAGAAagtttattaataaatttcaGACCACATAATGTTTCCATGGTCACTTTGGGTACTTCTGTCTTATGGTTTGGTTGGCTGTTATTCAACTCAGCAAGTTCATTATCCCCAAATCTTCGATCCGTGTATGCCTTTATGAATACAAACATTAGCGCTGCCACTGGTGGTATGACGTGGTGTCTTTTAGATTATAGATCAGAGAAGAAATGGTCCACCGTTGGGTTATGTTCAGGTATTATTTGTGGTCTCGTGGCTGCAACACCAAGTTCTGGTTGCATAACATTATATGGATCTTTTATTCAAGGTATAATATCAGGGATTGTTTGTAATTTTGCCACCAAGATTAAATATTACTTGAAAGTGGACGATTCTCTTGATCTATTGGCTGAACATGGTATCGCTGGAATAGTTGGTCTCATCTTTAATGCATTATTTGCTGCTGATTGGATTATCGGTATGGACGGGACAACAAGACATGAAGGTGGTTGGTTAACACATAACTGGAAGCAGATGTATAAACAAATCGCATATATTGCAGCTACTGTTGGTTATTGTGCTGTGGTCACAGCCCTTAtctgtttcattattgataaAATTCCTGGACTGCAATTGAGAGTCACAGAGGAGGCAGAAGCACGTGGGTTGGATGAAGACCAAATAGGTGAATTTGCCTACGATTATGTCGAAGTGAGAAGAGACTATTACGAGTGGGGGGTTGATACCGACAATTTGCATAGTGGTGATGACCATGAACAAGTTAGcatgaataataatggaattGGATCCTCAGGGTCATCATCAGCAGGTATTGAACTCCATGAAGTTGGCGGTGAAAAGGCAATTGCCAATACCAATCAAGAACAATCTGcataa
- the RRP9 gene encoding ribosomal RNA-processing protein RRP9 (ancestral locus Anc_3.474), translating to MAEHTQAGRKKRSREEATKPTADEEITDPSSNEEDEELSQEEVAVDEQLESDEEFEGENPADKRRRLARQYLDNLKAEANDIMAEKEEGFAGENANREVDDYNNFDAGDMDKDIIASRLKQDVAEQQGRVYRFIADNLLLSEAKTTFTRVGDKNLTSLSCYQPDLKKFNYESQQVSNKNKDKIFAYTVSKDMQLTKYDVTDFKQRPKVMKYAKGGIRFTPVSNQQYENTTEGHYDEILTVAASPDGKYVVTGGRDRKLIVWSTESLAPIKVIPTKDRRGEVLSLVFRKNSDELYASCADYKIRTYSIKQFSQLETLYGHHDIVVDISALSMERCVTVGARDRTAMLWKIPDETRLTFRGGDDPEKLLKRWLKNNAVGQEDGELKYPDKSEAPLFFTEGSIDVVSMIDDSHFITGSDNGNLSLWSLAKKKPIFIERAAHGLIPLPDSTEISGEANKEVRERQLQEKKLLQPFWITAIYAIPYSNVFISGSANGSLKVWKIKENLREFELLGELPNCKGVVTKIQAVEAGRHNRETFRILASVSKEHRLGRWFPKIPGGRNGIFSAVIEQTGF from the coding sequence ATGGCAGAGCATACCCAAGCTGgaaggaagaaaagaagCAGGGAAGAAGCGACTAAACCTACAgcagatgaagaaattacaGATCCCTCCTCTaacgaagaagatgaagaattgagTCAAGAAGAAGTGGCGGTAGACGAACAGTTGgaatctgatgaagaatttgaaggaGAAAATCCAGCTGACAAAAGGAGAAGACTGGCAAGACAATATCTGGACAATTTAAAGGCAGAAGCAAATGATATAATGGCCGAGAAAGAAGAGGGTTTTGCTGGTGAAAACGCAAACAGAGAAGTCGATGATTATAACAACTTTGATGCTGGAGATATGGATAAGGATATTATTGCTTCAAGACTGAAGCAGGATGTAGCCGAACAGCAAGGTCGTGTTTACAGATTCATTGCAGAtaaccttcttctttcagAAGCTAAAACTACATTTACAAGAGTTGGTGATAAGAATCTAACCTCCTTAAGTTGTTACCAAccagatttgaagaagttcaATTATGAATCTCAACAAGTAAGCAACAAGAATAAAGACAAAATATTTGCATATACTGTCAGTAAAGATATGCAACTGACAAAGTACGATGTGACCGATTTTAAGCAGAGACCAAAAGTAATGAAGTATGCAAAAGGTGGTATTAGGTTTACCCCAGTTTCCAATCAACAATATGAAAATACAACCGAAGGACATTATGACGAAATTTTGACCGTGGCAGCATCACCAGACGGTAAATACGTAGTAACAGGTGGTAGAGATAGAAAACTTATTGTGTGGAGTACAGAATCTCTTGCACCCATTAAAGTTATTCCAACCAAAGACCGCCGAGGAGAAGTATTATCTCTCGTATTCAGGAAAAACAGTGACGAACTTTATGCTTCCTGCGCCGACTACAAGATCAGAACATATTCtattaaacaattttcACAACTAGAGACGCTATATGGACATCATGACATTGTTGTTGATATTTCAGCATTGAGTATGGAGAGATGTGTGACAGTCGGTGCCCGTGATAGAACTGCTATgctttggaaaattccaGATGAGACACGTTTAACCTTTAGAGGAGGGGATGATCCTGAgaagttattgaaaaggTGGTTGAAGAATAATGCCGTTGGACAAGAAGATGGCGAGTTAAAATATCCAGATAAATCAGAAGCCCCACTTTTTTTTACTGAAGGTAGCATTGATGTTGTGAGCATGATTGATGACAGTCATTTTATCACTGGTTCTGATAATGGGAATTTGTCACTTTGGTCACTTGCCAAAAAGAAGCCTATTTTTATTGAGAGGGCTGCTCATGGTTTGATACCATTACCTGATTCCACAGAAATATCAGGTGAGGCCAATAAGGAAGTTAGGGAGAGACAACTGCAAGAAAAGAAACTATTACAACCTTTCTGGATTACTGCAATTTATGCTATTCCATATTCAAATGTTTTTATTTCAGGGTCCGCAAATGGTTCATTGAAGGTCTggaaaatcaaagaaaactTGAGAGAATTCGAGCTGCTTGGAGAATTACCAAATTGTAAAGGTGTAGTGACTAAGATACAGGCGGTTGAAGCAGGAAGACATAACAGAGAAACATTCCGTATATTAGCCAGTGTGAGTAAAGAACATAGATTAGGAAGATGGTTTCCAAAGATACCAGGTGGAAGAAACGGTATCTTTTCAGCGGTAATAGAACAAACTGGATTCTAA
- the CTF4 gene encoding chromatin-binding protein CTF4 (ancestral locus Anc_3.473): MPTVVDKSVFDSSGKTLVSLTPDNNSLCVANKVGLTKILKINNPEEEPDILDVEKEITSIQCDSQSSFLMTTHNGDAYRYDFKTTKDQLLARFSLPVRDCTVVHGGKMGVFGGDDLELTLIELETDNFKKHSITVDEQISQLSYSSQTNILAVSFINGKIEFFSLTSTIPNKIHELPGYIMKTEYDDTFKDKLLTKMVDDFDDDSDLDDDEDTKVTDPEFCTNNRVCTRVSWHPRGQHFAIPCDDKSVKIFNIKDYLPIKTLINSSIAASNFIDLKFDPLHGNYIAGVDLNNQVNVWNWETSTVHYTKKLKEQVTNIVWRVQPDGKSLDLILGTWTGSIVTVQSVAESIKLTTSMQNLDESTDKSTVKNNLFVDSDSDNADSIPSHQTPNLVDGEAHEDDDVDIHNSDTENLFTQENIENKEAKRKYVFEDEGDDFIDDDDGAGYVQAKRPHLSNGKIVRGNNRSQPTYSATRFRYKPVSPGGTPFGNSDRRYLTMNNVGYVCTVRNNEQHSITVSFFDIGKYSEYHFEDLFGYDACCLTENGALFAQSKSGQLHYKPHETMHSNWTKLIPMQRGEKITSIAATPKRVFIGTSFGYLRTFNEYGVPLAIEKTIPIVALTAQDFKVFIVHYSLYHGVSYSLFEQSSTINKYYQRESPLPIALPQGDPDVDEEFDTKFSNFNPIGVKSLFFSNFGDPCIFGNDNVLLVLNKWRSNLESRWVPMLDTDMEVWKMAGGKKDTDVHVWPLGLNFDTMNCILVKGKHAWPEFPLPLPSEMEVRMPVLVKSQLLAEQEKKEEQQYDEDANKNEDKELTVPVNLAAEEESLRSKVLSDLLTDTLADSGEIYGNEQEILTALSGAYDKAILRLFAVACSDQNADKALSLVQELKQDRALNAAVKISERAEMMGLVKKINDMREARFDQQMNNM, encoded by the coding sequence ATGCCTACCGTTGTTGACAAGTCTGTCTTTGATTCCAGCGGGAAGACTCTCGTGTCTCTCACACCTGATAATAACTCATTGTGCGTGGCTAACAAAGTAGGATTGACTAAGATCCTGAAAATTAATAATCCAGAAGAGGAACCCGATATCTTAGAtgttgaaaaggaaattacCTCCATTCAATGTGACTCTCAATCCAGCTTTTTAATGACAACGCATAACGGAGATGCATATCGATATGATTTCAAAACTACAAAAGATCAATTGTTGGCAAGGTTCTCATTGCCTGTTCGTGATTGTACTGTAGTTCATGGTGGGAAGATGGGTGTGTTTGGCGGTGACGATCTAGAACTGACTTTGATTGAATTGGAGACTGACAACTTCAAAAAACATTCTATTACAGTCGATGAACAAATTTCACAGCTATCATACAGTTCGCAGACAAACATATTAGCTGTCTCTTTTATTAATGGTAAAATcgaatttttttcattaaccTCCACAATTCCAAATAAGATCCATGAATTACCAGGTTATATTATGAAAACCGAATATGACGATACATTCAAGGACAAACTTTTAACTAAGATGGTTGATGACTTTGACGACGACAGCGACTtagatgacgatgaagataCTAAAGTTACTGACCCAGAATTTTGTACAAACAACAGAGTATGTACAAGAGTCTCCTGGCACCCGAGAGGTCAGCATTTTGCCATCCCATGTGACGACAAATCAGTGAAGATTTTCAACATTAAGGATTATCTTCCAATTAAGACCTTGATAAACTCCTCAATAGCAGCCTCCaattttattgatttaaaatttgatcCCTTACATGGAAATTATATCGCCGGGGTTGATCTTAATAACCAGGTGAATGTGTGGAATTGGGAAACTTCCACTGTCCATTACACAAAGAAGCTTAAGGAGCAGGTCACTAATATTGTATGGAGAGTACAACCAGATGGTAAAAGTTTAGACCTTATCTTGGGTACATGGACTGGTTCCATTGTTACAGTCCAAAGTGTGGCTGAATCCATTAAACTGACAACATCCATGCAAAACCTGGACGAATCTACTGATAAATCGACTGTtaagaataatttattcGTTGATTCTGATTCTGATAATGCTGATTCCATTCCATCGCATCAAACGCCAAATCTTGTTGATGGAGAAGCAcatgaagatgatgacgTTGATATTCATAATAGTGACACTGAAAATCTATTTACAcaggaaaatattgaaaacaagGAAGCGAAACGTAAATACGTATTTGAGGACGAAGGTGATGATTTCatagatgatgatgacggTGCAGGATACGTTCAAGCAAAGAGACCACATCTATCCAATGGAAAAATAGTAAGAGGTAATAATAGGTCTCAGCCAACTTATTCCGCAACTAGATTCCGTTACAAACCTGTATCACCTGGTGGGACTCCATTTGGTAATTCTGATAGGAGGTATTTGACAATGAACAATGTTGGATATGTGTGCACGGTTCGTAATAATGAACAACATAGTATAACCGTTTCATTTTTCGATATTGGGAAATATAGCGAATAccattttgaagatttatttGGGTATGACGCTTGTTGTTTAACTGAAAATGGTGCCTTGTTTGCACAATCAAAATCTGGTCAATTGCATTATAAACCGCACGAAACCATGCATTCGAATTGGACGAAGCTGATTCCAATGCAACGTGGAGAAAAAATTACTTCAATTGCAGCAACGCCAAAGAGAGTATTCATTGGGACCTCGTTTGGATACCTAAGAACTTTTAATGAATACGGGGTCCCTTTGGCAATTGAGAAGACGATACCAATTGTAGCCCTAACTGCTCAGGATTTCAAGGTTTTCATCGTGCATTATTCGCTGTACCATGGAGTCtcatattctttatttgagCAATCATCTAcaatcaataaatattacCAGCGAGAATCCCCCCTACCCATTGCTTTACCTCAAGGTGACCCCgatgttgatgaagaatttgataccaaattttcaaactttAACCCAATTGGTGTCAAAagtttattcttttcaaattttggCGATCCATGTATTTTTGGTAACGATAACGTACTACTGGTATTGAATAAATGGAGATCGAATTTAGAAAGTAGATGGGTTCCTATGTTAGATACCGATATGGAAGTTTGGAAAATGGCAGGAGGCAAGAAAGATACTGATGTTCATGTTTGGCCACTAGGATTGAACTTTGATACAATGAATTGTATCCTTGTAAAAGGTAAACATGCATGGCCTGAGTTTCCTCTGCCGTTACCATCCGAAATGGAAGTTAGAATGCCAGTACTTGTTAAAAGCCAACTATTAGCTGAGcaggaaaagaaagaagagcAGCAGTATGATGAGGATGCCAATAAAAACGAAGATAAAGAACTGACAGTGCCCGTTAATCTTGCGGCAGAAGAAGAGTCTTTGCGTTCTAAAGTCCTTTCTGATCTTCTCACGGATACATTAGCGGATAGTGGGGAAATATATGgaaatgaacaagaaatattgaCCGCCTTGTCAGGTGCATATGATAAAGCTATACTGCGATTGTTTGCAGTGGCCTGTTCTGACCAAAATGCTGACAAGGCACTTTCTCTTGTCCAAGAATTAAAACAAGACAGAGCATTAAATGCTGCAGTTAAAATATCCGAAAGGGCTGAGATGATGGGATTGGTAAAGAAAATCAATGACATGCGTGAAGCAAGATTTGATCAACAGATGAACAATATGTAG
- the MSS18 gene encoding Mss18p (ancestral locus Anc_3.470), translating into MLPPTEAMSNIVRSIRNNCVVLDLHLHYKQSNKLRNEIKHINLITNELSKICNILYNRPTFSSLPRDISKSKPKLELVLASSNVNILSRILASVNGIQIRDQISDEGANLHSEFDSNIIPPDKVDFRLNELYNSLKSGWASKKGITQNALISPWVFSSISPSILDTINDYEAPIITLTDNLVQDQHKNGLTETGFLEGDDFNISTTFISGNSDMQETTLGNILNLSSTFHRSLGTTSPTLRAWFHGINNIDVQDPESLQKEKEKLDLLLHGFSGL; encoded by the coding sequence ATGTTACCACCAACTGAGGCAATGTCAAATATAGTAAGATCCATTAGGAACAATTGTGTGGTGTTGGACCTGCATCTACATTATAAGCAATCCAACAAATTAAGGAACGAAATAAAACACATCAATCTGATAACCAACGAGCTCTCCAAAATTTGTAACATATTGTACAATCGACCAACATTCTCATCGTTGCCAAGAGATatatcaaaatcaaaaccAAAACTAGAATTAGTCTTAGCTTCTTCAAACGTTAATATTTTGTCCCGAATATTGGCAAGTGTGAATGGCATTCAGATTCGTGACCAGATAAGCGATGAAGGAGCTAATTTACACTCAGAATTCGATTCAAATATTATCCCTCCCGATAAAGTAGATTTTCGTCTTAATGAGCTCTATAATAGTCTTAAATCTGGTTGGGCATCAAAAAAGGGCATAACTCAAAATGCGTTAATATCTCCTTGGGTCTTTAGTTCTATCTCACCCAGCATTCTAGACACGATTAATGACTATGAGGCTCCAATAATCACCCTGACTGATAATCTGGTTCAAGATCAGCATAAAAATGGATTGACTGAGACTGGATTCCTTGAAGGTGATGATTTCAACATTTCAACTACATTTATATCAGGTAATTCTGATATGCAAGAAACAACACTTGGTAACATTTTAAACTTATCTTCAACCTTTCATCGCAGTCTGGGAACTACTTCACCTACACTGAGAGCTTGGTTTCATGGCATTAATAACATCGATGTTCAGGATCCGGAGTCGCTTCAAAAAGAGAAGGAGAAATTGGATCTCCTGCTACATGGATTTTCAGGACTTTAG